In Oscillatoria acuminata PCC 6304, a single window of DNA contains:
- the mntA gene encoding type VII toxin-antitoxin system MntA family adenylyltransferase antitoxin — translation MNELPLTELSTVAPQLHGKIPELKLLILFGSRARGDFQAQSDWDFAVLSDEKLNENSLKNNFHLTLETSNFLSELLGISSDKLDIVQLNRAGALISHFVARDGKLVYERETGEFERFCHRALLEKSDLQKIHHENLTTVHQFLNRWRA, via the coding sequence ATGAATGAACTACCCCTCACCGAACTCTCAACCGTTGCTCCACAACTGCACGGCAAGATTCCTGAACTCAAACTGCTGATTTTATTTGGATCAAGAGCTAGAGGAGATTTTCAAGCTCAGAGTGACTGGGACTTTGCTGTTTTATCTGATGAAAAATTGAATGAAAATAGTTTGAAAAATAACTTTCATTTAACCCTTGAAACCTCTAATTTTCTCAGTGAATTATTGGGGATTTCTAGCGATAAACTAGATATCGTCCAACTCAATCGAGCTGGGGCGCTGATCTCTCATTTTGTGGCTCGGGATGGAAAGCTAGTATATGAGCGGGAGACGGGAGAGTTTGAGCGGTTTTGCCATCGAGCTTTACTTGAAAAATCAGACCTTCAAAAAATTCATCATGAGAATTTAACAACGGTTCATCAGTTTTTGAACAGGTGGAGAGCATGA
- the hepT gene encoding type VII toxin-antitoxin system HepT family RNase toxin: protein MSSIEPVVVSSRIRLISEYLEILQDFEGMELGEYLANIRHQLLAERILEILIQAAIDINRHILKSGQSLESLRNEETFLQMGNSGVISEKLAENLARSGGFRNVLAHHYLKIDSRLVFASIQDTLEFYPLYVQEIVTYLESLEESIGDSSG, encoded by the coding sequence ATGAGTTCTATCGAGCCAGTCGTGGTCAGTAGCCGAATTCGTTTGATTTCTGAATATCTGGAAATCCTCCAAGATTTTGAAGGGATGGAACTCGGTGAATATTTGGCAAATATTCGTCATCAATTATTGGCAGAGAGAATTTTGGAAATCCTGATTCAGGCTGCAATTGACATCAATCGACATATTTTAAAATCAGGGCAATCCCTGGAAAGCCTCAGAAATGAAGAAACGTTTTTACAGATGGGTAACAGCGGGGTGATTTCCGAAAAATTAGCCGAAAACCTCGCCAGATCCGGCGGCTTTCGCAACGTATTAGCGCATCACTATCTCAAAATTGATAGTCGCCTCGTTTTTGCATCGATTCAAGATACTTTAGAATTTTATCCGCTTTATGTCCAGGAAATTGTCACTTATTTAGAATCTTTAGAGGAAAGCATCGGTGACAGTTCAGGATAG
- a CDS encoding helix-turn-helix transcriptional regulator, whose amino-acid sequence MIRKKETITLSIPPGTKERLEEIAAELKVLWGDRGSISGLLTAIAQGKFQVGQSLTLTSAQVQALQQANRLLIDTGHSPQAQTLTSLLLDRGNLEAPLRLALQQLVNQPSEVWRLRAEEQIQKQQPFRLFYLNAQERELEYTVRCAQVTFREKRFYLEIWCEETEDIPNTDFPELIHNRCLRLDRIQEIQPIAGEWRNGLDFIEVYLHFYEGLVKAYESKDSDISNEVIGEVRQVVRRVSHPFWLIREILPYGKKCLVVAPQAMRDRVKEEIHAIYQRYLEPDTLPPS is encoded by the coding sequence ATGATCCGAAAAAAAGAAACAATTACACTGTCAATTCCCCCAGGGACCAAGGAACGACTGGAAGAAATTGCTGCTGAACTGAAGGTGCTGTGGGGCGATCGCGGGAGTATCTCGGGGTTGCTGACGGCGATCGCCCAGGGAAAATTTCAAGTGGGACAGTCCCTGACCCTGACTAGCGCCCAGGTTCAGGCCCTCCAGCAAGCCAACCGTCTCCTGATTGATACGGGCCATAGTCCCCAAGCCCAAACCCTGACGAGTCTACTCTTAGATCGCGGGAATTTAGAAGCCCCCCTGCGTCTGGCCCTTCAGCAACTGGTCAATCAACCCAGTGAGGTATGGCGTCTGCGGGCTGAGGAGCAGATCCAGAAGCAGCAACCGTTTCGATTGTTTTATCTGAACGCCCAAGAGAGGGAATTGGAATACACTGTCCGTTGCGCTCAAGTCACCTTTCGTGAAAAGCGCTTTTATTTGGAAATTTGGTGCGAGGAGACCGAAGATATCCCCAACACGGATTTTCCCGAACTCATCCATAATCGCTGCCTGCGCCTGGATCGGATTCAAGAGATTCAACCGATCGCAGGGGAATGGCGAAATGGTCTCGATTTTATCGAAGTGTACTTACACTTTTACGAAGGCTTGGTCAAAGCCTATGAAAGCAAAGACAGTGACATCAGCAATGAGGTGATCGGCGAGGTGCGCCAAGTGGTCCGTCGGGTTTCTCATCCCTTCTGGTTGATTCGAGAAATCCTCCCCTACGGAAAAAAATGCCTGGTGGTGGCCCCTCAAGCCATGCGCGATCGGGTTAAGGAAGAAATCCATGCCATCTATCAACGCTATCTTGAACCCGATACTCTACCGCCCTCCTAA
- the cas7d gene encoding type I-D CRISPR-associated protein Cas7/Csc2, whose product MSIETLNQFLAPTYENFPKGRTIGMVVLRKTQSELILRTEGSGEPMCSEFVQAGFQHKNSIQRLVMTKRKQVAPERRFGREQLRGFELLYPSKNGSVCSLNTNAPCEMCIDCFLYGFAAGGGGAQKSRVWTEDAFSLLPTSETVAERTINAIFETGTMRDENGTASNALNTSEYIKPGVHFLDVVTLKDMTADEMRYVLGNILMTPRYGAVSSRIGRMENQILGIFGGITELPSSLELVQSLYDALIEAKTPLEHPFDTDLLVRMTKDAIASWTNRRGISMQLTEEQLTAVIADVDRHWDGERETFLKRLDRSYETFRKPPAKASSSRKGKKNTEPVTPEG is encoded by the coding sequence ATGTCTATTGAAACCCTGAACCAATTCCTCGCGCCCACCTATGAAAATTTTCCAAAAGGTCGGACCATCGGGATGGTGGTTTTGCGGAAAACCCAATCTGAGTTAATTCTCCGCACTGAAGGCTCCGGCGAACCTATGTGCAGTGAATTTGTACAAGCTGGATTTCAGCATAAGAATTCAATTCAGCGTTTAGTCATGACCAAGCGTAAACAAGTCGCGCCTGAACGGCGATTTGGGCGGGAACAACTTCGCGGATTTGAACTTTTATATCCTAGTAAAAATGGGTCAGTCTGTTCCCTGAATACCAATGCGCCTTGTGAAATGTGTATCGATTGCTTTCTGTATGGATTTGCTGCCGGTGGAGGAGGCGCACAAAAAAGCCGGGTTTGGACGGAAGACGCCTTTAGCTTATTGCCTACCTCTGAAACCGTGGCCGAACGCACCATCAATGCTATTTTTGAAACAGGAACGATGCGCGATGAAAATGGCACAGCATCAAACGCCCTCAATACCAGTGAGTATATCAAACCGGGGGTGCATTTTCTGGATGTGGTGACCCTGAAAGATATGACTGCGGATGAGATGCGGTATGTTCTGGGCAATATTTTGATGACCCCCCGATATGGGGCGGTTTCCAGTCGCATCGGGCGCATGGAAAATCAGATTTTAGGGATATTTGGAGGGATTACAGAACTGCCGAGTTCTTTGGAGTTGGTGCAAAGTCTCTACGATGCTTTGATAGAGGCAAAAACTCCGTTAGAGCATCCGTTTGATACGGATTTGTTGGTACGGATGACCAAAGATGCGATCGCCTCTTGGACAAACCGTCGAGGGATTTCTATGCAACTAACGGAAGAGCAATTAACCGCTGTAATCGCAGATGTTGACCGTCACTGGGATGGAGAGCGAGAAACGTTTCTCAAACGCCTGGATCGTTCTTATGAAACCTTCCGCAAACCTCCGGCAAAGGCTTCTAGCAGTCGGAAGGGCAAGAAAAATACTGAACCTGTAACCCCAGAAGGTTAA
- the cas5d gene encoding type I-D CRISPR-associated protein Cas5/Csc1: MSLLTTIENIPANLPLFEQARLVELWCAEPVFFASRELSDAYYTEGVLGNYALAYALGWVRSPYRLSGTATWRPTYLEDLGTLFDCYVLPAWPKQGKVTFRWERFNALSDSYWYAMTNNRVATSREDLPVQREGKKPNSFRPSNFPQSGRLRTIARGNVFQTLVFGDRELPDYIRVGKFMSKVRVEVISKLKQVPLSEGMYQSSAYLNTADLPANLQMLSFDLISIPPAPLVKNLRFQGAAWQFGEIIVPIGIGFCSGGIQS; the protein is encoded by the coding sequence ATGTCACTCCTCACAACTATAGAGAATATCCCAGCAAATTTGCCTTTGTTTGAACAGGCACGTTTGGTCGAATTGTGGTGTGCAGAACCCGTCTTTTTTGCCTCCCGAGAATTGTCCGATGCTTATTATACCGAGGGAGTCTTGGGAAACTATGCCTTAGCTTATGCTTTGGGTTGGGTCCGTTCTCCCTATCGCCTGTCTGGAACTGCCACCTGGCGACCGACTTATCTGGAAGATTTAGGGACACTTTTTGATTGTTATGTGTTACCCGCTTGGCCTAAACAGGGCAAAGTTACATTTCGTTGGGAACGATTTAATGCACTGTCTGATTCTTATTGGTATGCGATGACGAATAATCGAGTCGCCACCAGTCGCGAGGATTTGCCCGTCCAACGTGAGGGTAAAAAACCCAATTCATTTAGACCTAGCAATTTTCCACAGTCGGGAAGGTTACGAACGATCGCCCGAGGAAATGTGTTTCAAACCTTAGTCTTTGGCGATCGCGAATTACCGGATTACATTCGCGTGGGTAAATTTATGAGTAAGGTTCGAGTCGAGGTAATTTCAAAACTGAAACAGGTTCCTTTGTCTGAGGGGATGTACCAAAGTAGCGCTTATCTGAATACGGCAGATTTACCCGCAAACTTGCAGATGCTCTCCTTTGATTTAATCTCAATTCCACCGGCACCTTTAGTCAAAAATCTCCGGTTTCAGGGTGCTGCTTGGCAATTTGGTGAAATTATTGTTCCCATCGGTATCGGTTTTTGTAGTGGAGGAATCCAATCATGA
- the cas3 gene encoding type I-D CRISPR-associated helicase Cas3': MSNEPLSIQLEPRSIAACTSLPPELAFMGNALQHQVEVYERSRDHDLILALAPTGTGKTKSGLLTLLHQPTKSAVYIAPTNALITQQTEAAKKFVKEAGLDHVVIEASAAKIRQWSNAQVGARSGEKVYNLLRNPATIFPELGPKRPVLLVTNPDIFYYATFFAYNRLDRVNIASGFYTKFSTVIFDEFHLYDAKQLVGLLFYLAHSHIFGFFEQGRRVILLTATPEPACEVVFSNLEAQGVRIARIDGVGTSNLVPSQTAVNLELRSQPTKPEFIAELADEVVRRYQERPDCNGAVILDSLSVVTELYQALKAKGLGDRIGRITGPASATDRKWAMEQSIILATSTVDVGFNFERHPAPTRQNLDWLIFSARDRAAFWQRIGRVGRVLGKTETDIPSEAIGYLPDRAWEQGITNLDCSGGRSALAETLETIQCLDRPFWLAYWRSEAFLEIARPLLEMEEMLENLPQHSLISELFESLRLSLGGKRSWSYYRSRIKDIRAARELAKKPLKLVPGRRHFIQTFLQINCPEDWEDIKFGNADLEDIETIFKTQPEAAQHLKGFAAKWIASYQPIFQFRSGLFESLQIRDPQGLFLDQSAETFLDALHLLRYCNFVSDGEILEIQSPANPPYQVSFRLRYRGKISEFINEEMNKLNAFSGCKIQRGSEDAIAPMPLIESLEKEWFPGVILCPLKNAGPLYRLRQARIESFPITVNCNDGEKTYEFFPGVAGILALATEGVKLRLPDEQDFYCV; this comes from the coding sequence ATGAGTAATGAACCCTTATCAATCCAGCTTGAACCGCGCAGCATTGCTGCTTGTACTTCCTTGCCTCCGGAACTCGCTTTTATGGGGAATGCTTTGCAGCATCAAGTAGAAGTCTACGAGCGATCGCGAGATCATGACTTGATTCTCGCACTCGCACCCACGGGGACTGGCAAAACGAAAAGCGGATTATTAACGCTACTGCATCAACCGACCAAAAGTGCAGTCTATATCGCCCCCACCAACGCCTTAATTACCCAACAAACAGAAGCGGCTAAAAAATTTGTAAAAGAAGCGGGATTAGACCATGTAGTAATTGAGGCATCTGCGGCCAAAATTCGCCAGTGGTCGAATGCTCAAGTGGGGGCACGTTCTGGAGAAAAAGTCTATAACCTGTTAAGGAATCCCGCTACAATTTTTCCAGAATTAGGGCCAAAACGTCCGGTTTTGCTGGTGACTAATCCCGATATTTTTTACTACGCGACCTTTTTTGCCTATAACCGACTCGATCGCGTCAATATTGCCAGTGGGTTTTACACCAAATTTTCTACGGTTATCTTTGATGAATTTCATCTCTACGATGCGAAACAGTTAGTGGGATTGCTATTTTATTTAGCACACTCCCACATTTTCGGATTTTTTGAACAGGGGCGGCGAGTGATTCTCCTCACTGCTACCCCTGAACCCGCTTGCGAAGTGGTATTCAGTAATTTAGAAGCGCAGGGGGTCAGAATTGCCCGGATTGATGGGGTAGGAACATCAAATTTGGTCCCCTCGCAGACTGCGGTTAATTTGGAATTGCGATCGCAACCGACGAAACCGGAATTTATTGCTGAATTAGCCGATGAAGTGGTTCGGCGATACCAAGAACGACCGGATTGCAATGGGGCGGTAATTTTAGATTCTCTCTCTGTGGTGACTGAATTGTACCAAGCTTTAAAAGCAAAAGGTTTAGGCGATCGCATCGGGAGAATTACGGGCCCTGCTTCTGCCACGGATCGGAAATGGGCAATGGAACAATCGATTATTTTAGCCACCAGTACAGTGGATGTGGGATTTAATTTTGAACGGCATCCTGCACCGACTCGACAAAACTTAGATTGGTTGATTTTTTCAGCCCGCGATCGCGCTGCATTTTGGCAGAGAATTGGGCGAGTGGGGCGGGTATTGGGTAAAACCGAAACTGATATTCCTTCAGAAGCGATCGGCTATTTACCCGATCGCGCATGGGAACAAGGGATTACCAACCTGGACTGTTCTGGCGGGCGATCGGCCCTGGCTGAAACTCTCGAAACCATTCAATGCTTAGATCGACCTTTTTGGCTTGCTTATTGGCGTTCGGAAGCATTTTTAGAAATCGCCCGTCCCCTCTTAGAAATGGAAGAAATGCTAGAAAACTTGCCCCAGCATTCGCTCATTTCTGAACTCTTTGAAAGTCTGCGGTTAAGTCTGGGAGGCAAACGCAGTTGGTCTTATTATCGTTCTCGAATCAAAGATATTCGGGCCGCCCGAGAGTTAGCTAAAAAGCCGCTTAAACTCGTACCCGGTCGGAGGCATTTTATCCAAACCTTTCTACAAATTAACTGTCCGGAAGATTGGGAGGATATTAAATTCGGAAATGCTGACTTAGAAGATATTGAAACAATCTTCAAAACCCAACCGGAAGCAGCCCAACATTTAAAAGGGTTTGCCGCTAAATGGATCGCCAGCTATCAACCTATTTTCCAATTCCGCTCGGGGTTATTTGAGAGCCTCCAAATTCGCGATCCGCAGGGGTTATTTTTAGACCAGTCCGCCGAAACCTTTTTAGACGCATTACATCTCTTACGCTATTGTAACTTTGTTTCCGATGGAGAAATCCTGGAAATTCAAAGTCCTGCTAACCCACCATATCAGGTAAGTTTTCGGTTGCGTTATCGGGGCAAAATCAGTGAATTTATTAATGAAGAAATGAATAAGCTCAATGCCTTTTCCGGTTGTAAAATTCAAAGAGGGTCTGAGGATGCGATCGCCCCGATGCCCTTAATAGAAAGCCTGGAAAAAGAGTGGTTTCCAGGAGTCATTCTTTGTCCCCTAAAAAATGCCGGTCCTCTTTATCGACTGCGACAAGCTAGAATCGAATCTTTTCCCATTACGGTCAACTGCAATGATGGGGAAAAAACTTATGAGTTTTTCCCAGGAGTGGCTGGAATACTAGCACTCGCCACGGAAGGAGTAAAGCTCCGCCTCCCCGATGAACAAGACTTCTATTGTGTCTAA
- the cas6 gene encoding CRISPR-associated endoribonuclease Cas6 yields MPHSLIINLVPTSPIYPQFLTGRHLHALFLTLINSVNPELATSLHEQKSEKAFTLSPLQVSHSSQNAGHLLQWQHNKFIPKGMGCWWRVSLLDDELFNNLMQLWLNLNPEQPWHLGSANLQITRILGTPQLTQPWANFCSYGELYEKASDSHRKIDMIFCTPTAFRQGQYDSCLPTRECLFNSLLHRWNKYSQIPLAESLTEYVFPTYVNIHSEIISDKRSKFIGCVGGMGYSILGEASPQIIKDINVLADFALYSGAGRKTPMGMGMIRRLNGA; encoded by the coding sequence ATGCCCCATAGCCTGATCATCAACCTAGTTCCTACCTCCCCGATTTACCCGCAATTCCTCACGGGTAGACATCTCCATGCGCTGTTTCTAACTCTCATCAATTCCGTTAACCCAGAATTGGCGACTTCTTTACATGAACAAAAGAGTGAAAAAGCCTTTACCCTCAGTCCCTTGCAAGTCAGCCATTCCTCACAAAATGCGGGTCACTTGTTGCAATGGCAGCACAATAAATTTATTCCCAAGGGGATGGGTTGTTGGTGGCGAGTTTCCCTGTTAGATGATGAGTTATTTAACAACTTGATGCAGCTTTGGTTAAATCTTAATCCGGAACAACCTTGGCATTTAGGGTCGGCAAATTTGCAAATTACTCGGATTTTGGGGACACCACAATTGACACAACCTTGGGCGAATTTTTGCAGTTATGGGGAGTTATATGAAAAAGCATCGGATAGTCACCGGAAAATTGACATGATTTTCTGTACACCGACAGCTTTTCGGCAGGGTCAATATGATTCCTGTTTGCCAACCCGAGAATGTTTATTTAATAGTTTGCTGCACCGATGGAATAAATATAGTCAGATTCCCCTGGCTGAGTCTTTGACGGAGTACGTTTTTCCTACTTATGTGAATATTCACTCGGAGATTATTAGCGATAAACGCAGTAAGTTTATTGGCTGTGTGGGGGGAATGGGATATTCCATTTTAGGGGAGGCTTCGCCACAAATTATCAAGGATATTAATGTTTTAGCCGATTTTGCGCTTTACAGTGGTGCGGGACGGAAAACACCGATGGGGATGGGGATGATTCGGCGATTGAATGGGGCTTGA
- the cas4 gene encoding CRISPR-associated protein Cas4 translates to MNNSDYITIAALNQYAYCPHRCWRMFCAGEFRDNHYTLEGTDLHERVHTLGEGNREEVWQVRAIWLKSERYQLIGKADLIESVEGEVYPIEYKRGKKGEWDNDELQVCAQALCLEEMMGKTIERGYVYYAQTRRRQAVEITEELRQEAIATLEAISNLLQTGTMPPPIYTKRCRGCSLFNQCLPQAADKIKGYQEAS, encoded by the coding sequence ATGAACAATTCTGATTACATTACCATTGCTGCACTCAATCAATATGCTTATTGTCCCCATCGCTGTTGGCGAATGTTTTGTGCTGGGGAATTTCGGGACAATCACTACACTTTGGAAGGAACCGATTTACATGAACGGGTGCATACCCTGGGAGAGGGAAATCGGGAGGAAGTCTGGCAAGTTCGGGCGATTTGGTTGAAGTCAGAACGGTATCAACTGATTGGCAAAGCGGATTTAATTGAATCTGTGGAAGGGGAAGTTTATCCGATTGAATATAAGCGGGGGAAGAAAGGAGAATGGGATAATGATGAATTACAAGTTTGCGCTCAAGCCTTATGTTTAGAGGAAATGATGGGGAAAACCATTGAGCGTGGGTATGTGTATTATGCCCAAACTCGGCGACGGCAAGCGGTGGAGATTACCGAGGAGTTGCGACAGGAGGCGATCGCCACTTTAGAAGCCATTTCTAACCTCCTCCAAACCGGAACCATGCCACCCCCTATCTACACCAAACGTTGTCGCGGTTGCAGCTTATTTAATCAATGTTTACCTCAAGCTGCGGATAAAATTAAAGGCTATCAAGAAGCGAGTTAA
- the cas1d gene encoding type I-D CRISPR-associated endonuclease Cas1d, which yields MGTVYITQDDCFIGKTDERLNIRVNKQKLLDVPLINIEGVVIMGRATVSPAVVTELLNRHIPLSFLTTTGRYLGRLEPELTKNIFVRKAQWQAAGETEKALHLVRGFIRGKLKNYRTALLRKQRQGSDVNFQTATDRLKQILSSLTSTATIDSLRGLEGAGSAAYFQCFDALIRSEGFSFEARRRRPPTDPVNALLSLGYSLLSHDIQSAVNIVGFDPYLGYLHVERYGRPSLALDLMEEFRPLVVDAMVLNAINNRIITPSDFTTEPISNAVSLTPEALRTFLRLYEQKKQSDFTHPVMGKKCTYQESFEIQGRLMAKYLMEEIDQYPPLVLK from the coding sequence GTGGGTACAGTTTATATTACTCAAGATGACTGCTTTATTGGCAAAACTGATGAACGGTTAAATATTCGCGTCAACAAGCAAAAATTGCTGGATGTGCCGTTAATCAATATCGAAGGGGTGGTGATTATGGGACGGGCTACTGTGTCCCCGGCAGTGGTGACGGAACTGCTCAATCGCCATATTCCTTTGAGTTTTTTGACGACAACGGGACGATATTTAGGACGATTAGAACCCGAACTGACCAAGAATATTTTTGTCCGAAAAGCCCAATGGCAAGCAGCGGGAGAAACGGAGAAAGCTCTGCATTTGGTACGCGGGTTTATTCGGGGAAAACTTAAGAACTATCGAACTGCTTTGTTACGCAAACAGCGACAAGGAAGCGATGTGAATTTCCAAACCGCAACGGACCGCCTGAAACAAATTCTTTCCTCCCTGACATCAACCGCCACTATTGATTCCTTGCGCGGATTAGAAGGGGCTGGAAGTGCCGCCTATTTCCAATGTTTTGATGCCTTAATTCGTAGCGAAGGGTTCAGCTTTGAAGCCCGTCGCCGTCGTCCTCCCACGGACCCGGTGAATGCCCTGCTCAGTTTAGGCTATTCCTTACTCAGCCATGATATCCAGAGTGCTGTGAATATTGTAGGATTTGACCCCTATCTCGGATATCTGCACGTTGAACGCTATGGACGCCCCTCCTTAGCCCTGGATTTGATGGAAGAATTTCGCCCGCTTGTCGTCGATGCGATGGTGTTGAATGCCATCAATAATCGCATCATTACTCCATCCGATTTTACCACGGAACCGATTAGCAATGCAGTCTCTTTGACTCCAGAAGCCTTGCGAACCTTTCTGCGACTCTATGAACAGAAAAAACAGTCCGATTTCACCCATCCGGTGATGGGAAAAAAATGTACCTATCAGGAATCCTTTGAAATTCAAGGACGACTGATGGCGAAGTATTTGATGGAAGAAATCGACCAATATCCGCCCTTGGTGTTGAAATAG
- the cas2 gene encoding CRISPR-associated endonuclease Cas2: protein MYVVIAYDISEDKRRTKIHNILKSYGQWVQFSMFECDLNPTQYQRLRMRLSKQIKPDEDNIRFFFLCACCQGKIERIGGVEPRDSTIFFA, encoded by the coding sequence ATGTATGTTGTGATTGCTTACGATATTTCCGAGGACAAACGACGCACGAAAATTCATAATATTCTCAAGTCCTATGGACAGTGGGTGCAATTTTCGATGTTTGAGTGTGATTTGAACCCGACTCAGTACCAGAGACTGCGGATGCGCCTGAGTAAACAGATCAAACCGGATGAGGACAATATTCGATTTTTCTTCCTCTGCGCCTGCTGCCAAGGTAAAATAGAACGAATCGGGGGAGTAGAACCGAGGGACTCGACCATCTTTTTCGCCTAG
- a CDS encoding DUF2231 domain-containing protein, which translates to METSERRISPYPNIPPVIETKDAEYLDSGVTSKLSIAGHPIHPVIVTMPIGLLISALISDVVYWGTTDLFWARASFWLIVGGIISGVAAGLTGMFDFVKIKRVRDRSAGWIHMIGNIGVLLLSIINMWTRLGDPAAPILPWGLVLSLIVASLLGVTGWFGGELTFRHKVGIIGAGPENLP; encoded by the coding sequence ATGGAAACAAGCGAAAGAAGAATCTCCCCTTATCCGAATATTCCTCCGGTCATTGAAACCAAAGATGCAGAGTATCTCGATTCTGGGGTGACGAGTAAACTGTCGATCGCCGGTCATCCGATCCACCCCGTCATCGTCACCATGCCGATCGGGTTACTAATTTCTGCCCTAATCAGTGATGTGGTGTATTGGGGAACAACGGATTTATTTTGGGCTAGAGCATCATTTTGGTTGATTGTCGGAGGAATCATCAGTGGAGTCGCCGCTGGTCTCACAGGAATGTTTGACTTTGTGAAAATCAAACGAGTCCGCGATCGCAGCGCCGGATGGATTCACATGATTGGCAATATCGGCGTGCTGCTGCTGAGTATCATCAATATGTGGACGCGACTCGGAGACCCTGCCGCACCGATTTTACCGTGGGGATTGGTTCTTTCACTGATTGTAGCCAGCCTATTGGGAGTAACCGGCTGGTTTGGAGGCGAACTCACATTCCGTCACAAAGTAGGCATCATCGGAGCAGGTCCCGAGAATTTACCCTAA